The proteins below come from a single Anguilla rostrata isolate EN2019 chromosome 3, ASM1855537v3, whole genome shotgun sequence genomic window:
- the rab9b gene encoding ras-related protein Rab-9B isoform X1, producing MSGKSLLLKVILLGDGGVGKSSLMNRYVTDRFDSQSFHTIGVEFLNRDLEVDGRLVTLQIWDTAGQERFKSLRTPFYRGADCCLLTFAVDDLQSFHNLGCWKKEFMYYSDVRDPERFPFVVLGNKVDKASEREVGEEEARAWCQENGGCPYFETSAKDDTNVGAAFEAAVREVLAGEDQIDHALLSSAIDLHGNRKAPRSSCC from the coding sequence ATGAGCGGGAAGAGCTTGCTGTTGAAGGTGATTCTATTGGGAGACGGCGGGGTGGGGAAGAGTTCCCTGATGAATCGGTATGTGACGGACCGCTTCGACTCGCAGTCTTTCCACACCATAGGCGTAGAGTTCCTCAACCGCGACCTGGAAGTGGACGGCCGCCTGGTCACCCTGCAGATCTGGGACACGGCTGGGCAGGAGCGCTTCAAGAGCCTGCGCACGCCCTTCTACAGGGGCGCTGACTGCTGCCTGCTCACATTCGCTGTGGATGACCTACAGAGCTTCCACAACCTAGGCTGCTGGAAGAAGGAGTTCATGTACTACTCGGACGTGCGGGACCCAGAGCGCTTCCCCTTCGTGGTGCTCGGCAACAAGGTGGACAAAGCGTCGGAGCGGGAGGTGGGCGAGGAGGAGGCGCGGGCCTGGTGCCAGGAGAACGGGGGCTGCCCGTACTTTGAGACCAGCGCAAAGGATGACACCAACGTGGGCGCGGCTTTCGAGGCCGCCGTGCGCGAGGTGCTGGCGGGAGAGGACCAGATAGACCACGCACTCCTGAGTAGTGCCATCGATCTCCACGGCAACCGCAAGGCTCcccgctcctcctgctgctga
- the rab9b gene encoding ras-related protein Rab-9B isoform X2 codes for MSGKSLLLKSFHTIGVEFLNRDLEVDGRLVTLQIWDTAGQERFKSLRTPFYRGADCCLLTFAVDDLQSFHNLGCWKKEFMYYSDVRDPERFPFVVLGNKVDKASEREVGEEEARAWCQENGGCPYFETSAKDDTNVGAAFEAAVREVLAGEDQIDHALLSSAIDLHGNRKAPRSSCC; via the exons ATGAGCGGGAAGAGCTTGCTGTTGAAG TCTTTCCACACCATAGGCGTAGAGTTCCTCAACCGCGACCTGGAAGTGGACGGCCGCCTGGTCACCCTGCAGATCTGGGACACGGCTGGGCAGGAGCGCTTCAAGAGCCTGCGCACGCCCTTCTACAGGGGCGCTGACTGCTGCCTGCTCACATTCGCTGTGGATGACCTACAGAGCTTCCACAACCTAGGCTGCTGGAAGAAGGAGTTCATGTACTACTCGGACGTGCGGGACCCAGAGCGCTTCCCCTTCGTGGTGCTCGGCAACAAGGTGGACAAAGCGTCGGAGCGGGAGGTGGGCGAGGAGGAGGCGCGGGCCTGGTGCCAGGAGAACGGGGGCTGCCCGTACTTTGAGACCAGCGCAAAGGATGACACCAACGTGGGCGCGGCTTTCGAGGCCGCCGTGCGCGAGGTGCTGGCGGGAGAGGACCAGATAGACCACGCACTCCTGAGTAGTGCCATCGATCTCCACGGCAACCGCAAGGCTCcccgctcctcctgctgctga
- the fut11 gene encoding alpha-(1,3)-fucosyltransferase 11 isoform X1 has protein sequence MVPVELHFVDKKKIQMAVQGSMLVALLWLLVAVPCWAQEPVDSGDREAFLPQSVLSDMEFATVSSYRGPGNNDSRGNKELPILLWWSAGLFPHFPGDTERIDCAHSSCLVTRNRKVQLYRRTSAIIFYGTDFRAYEAPLPRLPHQAWALFHEESPMNNYVLSHAPGIRLFNYTATFRRESDYPLTLQWLPSLEYLLAPPSVSLQEKNRWRQAGLAPVLYMQSHCDVPSDRDRYVRELMKYIEVDSYGKCLNNKPLPEHLEDTGTATGEDRQFMSFVARYKFHLALENGLCPDYMTEKLWRPLHQGCVPVYRGSPSVADWLPNDSSAVLVDDFPSPRELAEHLRALDSDDAEYARLLEYKDPRRVTNGRLLEALKSREWGVNDMSKPNYLNGFECFVCDQENRRLAAERAHRRDPGQHPRPQPRMANNSHMGCPLPAPGYGIVEDVPPDDGWLQMWPQDYWQSLDQAQGLNSLIQHNESDPGLLWHHIQELAVKRAGGH, from the exons ATGGTGCCTGTTGAACTGCATTTCGTGGACAAGAAGAAAATTC AGATGGCTGTGCAGGGCAGTATGCTGGTTGCCCTGTTATGGCTGCTTGTGGCGGTGCCTTGCTGGGCTCAGGAACCAGTGGACTCGGGGGACAGGGAGGCCTTCCTGCCCCAGAGTGTTCTGTCTGACATGGAGTTCGCAACAGTGAGCTCATATCGTGGGCCCGGCAACAACGATTCCCGTGGCAACAAAGAACTGCCCATCCTACTGTGGTGGAGCGCAGGCCTGTTCCCCCACTTTCCCGGGGACACGGAGCGCATCGACTGCGCCCACTCGTCCTGCCTGGTCACACGCAACCGCAAAGTACAGCTGTACCGCCGAACTTCCGCCATCATCTTTTACGGCACGGACTTCCGGGCGTACGAAGCCCCCCTGCCCCGACTGCCCCACCAGGCCTGGGCGCTGTTCCACGAGGAGTCTCCCATGAACAACTACGTCCTGTCCCACGCCCCTGGCATCCGGCTCTTCAACTACACCGCTACGTTCCGCCGGGAATCGGACTACCCGCTCACGCTGCAGTGGCTGCCCTCGCTGGAGTAcctgctggccccgccctcggTCTCGCTGCAGGAGAAGAACCGGTGGCGGCAGGCGGGGCTGGCGCCGGTCCTGTATATGCAGTCCCACTGCGACGTCCCTTCTGACCGGGACCGCTACGTCCGCGAGCTCATGAAGTACATCGAG GTCGACTCGTATGGGAAATGCCTCAACAACAAGCCCCTGCCTGAGCACCTGGAGGACACGGGCACGGCGACGGGAGAGGACAGGCAGTTCATGAGCTTCGTGGCCCGCTACAAGTTCCACCTGGCCCTGGAGAACGGGCTGTGCCCGGACTACATGACGGAGAAGCTGTGGCGGCCGCTGCACCAGGGCTGCGTCCCCGTCTACCGCGGCTCGCCCTCCGTCGCCGACTGGCTGCCCAACGACAGCTCCGCCGTCCTCGTCGACGacttcccctccccccgcgaGCTCGCCGAGCACCTCCGGGCGCTGGATTCCGACGACGCCGAATACGCCCGCCTCCTGGAGTACAAGGACCCCCGGCGGGTCACCAACGGCCGCCTCCTGGAGGCGCTGAAGAGCCGGGAGTGGGGCGTCAACGACATGAGCAAGCCCAACTACCTCAACGGCTTCGAGTGCTTCGTGTGCGACCAGGAGAACCGGCGGCTGGCGGCCGAGCGGGCACACCGGCGCGACCCCGGGCAGCACCCACGCCCCCAGCCCAGGATGGCCAACAACTCTCACATGGGATGCCCGCTGCCTGCCCCCGGCTACGGGATCGTCGAGGACGTTCCTCCCGACGACGG CTGGCTTCAGATGTGGCCACAGGATTACTGGCAGAGCCTGGACCAGGCGCAGGGCCTGAATTCCCTGATTCAGCACAATGAATCCGACCCTGGGTTACTGTGGCACCACATCCAGGAGCTGGCAGTGAAGAGGGCCGGGGGGCACTGA
- the fut11 gene encoding alpha-(1,3)-fucosyltransferase 11 isoform X2 produces the protein MAVQGSMLVALLWLLVAVPCWAQEPVDSGDREAFLPQSVLSDMEFATVSSYRGPGNNDSRGNKELPILLWWSAGLFPHFPGDTERIDCAHSSCLVTRNRKVQLYRRTSAIIFYGTDFRAYEAPLPRLPHQAWALFHEESPMNNYVLSHAPGIRLFNYTATFRRESDYPLTLQWLPSLEYLLAPPSVSLQEKNRWRQAGLAPVLYMQSHCDVPSDRDRYVRELMKYIEVDSYGKCLNNKPLPEHLEDTGTATGEDRQFMSFVARYKFHLALENGLCPDYMTEKLWRPLHQGCVPVYRGSPSVADWLPNDSSAVLVDDFPSPRELAEHLRALDSDDAEYARLLEYKDPRRVTNGRLLEALKSREWGVNDMSKPNYLNGFECFVCDQENRRLAAERAHRRDPGQHPRPQPRMANNSHMGCPLPAPGYGIVEDVPPDDGWLQMWPQDYWQSLDQAQGLNSLIQHNESDPGLLWHHIQELAVKRAGGH, from the exons ATGGCTGTGCAGGGCAGTATGCTGGTTGCCCTGTTATGGCTGCTTGTGGCGGTGCCTTGCTGGGCTCAGGAACCAGTGGACTCGGGGGACAGGGAGGCCTTCCTGCCCCAGAGTGTTCTGTCTGACATGGAGTTCGCAACAGTGAGCTCATATCGTGGGCCCGGCAACAACGATTCCCGTGGCAACAAAGAACTGCCCATCCTACTGTGGTGGAGCGCAGGCCTGTTCCCCCACTTTCCCGGGGACACGGAGCGCATCGACTGCGCCCACTCGTCCTGCCTGGTCACACGCAACCGCAAAGTACAGCTGTACCGCCGAACTTCCGCCATCATCTTTTACGGCACGGACTTCCGGGCGTACGAAGCCCCCCTGCCCCGACTGCCCCACCAGGCCTGGGCGCTGTTCCACGAGGAGTCTCCCATGAACAACTACGTCCTGTCCCACGCCCCTGGCATCCGGCTCTTCAACTACACCGCTACGTTCCGCCGGGAATCGGACTACCCGCTCACGCTGCAGTGGCTGCCCTCGCTGGAGTAcctgctggccccgccctcggTCTCGCTGCAGGAGAAGAACCGGTGGCGGCAGGCGGGGCTGGCGCCGGTCCTGTATATGCAGTCCCACTGCGACGTCCCTTCTGACCGGGACCGCTACGTCCGCGAGCTCATGAAGTACATCGAG GTCGACTCGTATGGGAAATGCCTCAACAACAAGCCCCTGCCTGAGCACCTGGAGGACACGGGCACGGCGACGGGAGAGGACAGGCAGTTCATGAGCTTCGTGGCCCGCTACAAGTTCCACCTGGCCCTGGAGAACGGGCTGTGCCCGGACTACATGACGGAGAAGCTGTGGCGGCCGCTGCACCAGGGCTGCGTCCCCGTCTACCGCGGCTCGCCCTCCGTCGCCGACTGGCTGCCCAACGACAGCTCCGCCGTCCTCGTCGACGacttcccctccccccgcgaGCTCGCCGAGCACCTCCGGGCGCTGGATTCCGACGACGCCGAATACGCCCGCCTCCTGGAGTACAAGGACCCCCGGCGGGTCACCAACGGCCGCCTCCTGGAGGCGCTGAAGAGCCGGGAGTGGGGCGTCAACGACATGAGCAAGCCCAACTACCTCAACGGCTTCGAGTGCTTCGTGTGCGACCAGGAGAACCGGCGGCTGGCGGCCGAGCGGGCACACCGGCGCGACCCCGGGCAGCACCCACGCCCCCAGCCCAGGATGGCCAACAACTCTCACATGGGATGCCCGCTGCCTGCCCCCGGCTACGGGATCGTCGAGGACGTTCCTCCCGACGACGG CTGGCTTCAGATGTGGCCACAGGATTACTGGCAGAGCCTGGACCAGGCGCAGGGCCTGAATTCCCTGATTCAGCACAATGAATCCGACCCTGGGTTACTGTGGCACCACATCCAGGAGCTGGCAGTGAAGAGGGCCGGGGGGCACTGA